The following coding sequences are from one Terriglobales bacterium window:
- a CDS encoding polysaccharide deacetylase family protein yields MKVPEPKLLAATAILAVLIFVAMAISPYIVPREPAPPLHAAKLTIAPRQSKGADLFQSYPETFAAQIAVLITPGEDTALTPVRVLKAMGIPFFLTRDLHRALAHKLVLIYPSIDFRSFRPDEAQLIQRFVEDGGNIFAQNVFWGGLKSVFGFTACVPLRTRHRMVLADVDDPVLRYLDRPEEKEVQLGSTAIPEVIWTNGYSPDTSAVAVARFDDGSAAIISKQLGKGRAYLIGVALNDVVLRDQQNRDYEAQRIYVNGFEPGADVWLLILRAWYEQYSEGGIRVATIPDGKRSVLMLSHDVDWEYSFRPALDIARAEQKRGLKSTFFVQTKYLDDYNSHAFFIAPNLDLLRQLKSEGDEIGSHTVIHSRGFNHVKLGWANVSYSNYRPHATGFDSFIGATALGETCVSKSLLDGELNQQTAFFRAGHLRVPAALPEALQRCGYQFDSSFTADDVLTNFPYRLNLDLGMMQETQVYEFPVTIEDEESALTSRMDRVLDLINANADNNAPSVLLVHSNNAEDKLTGEEEILDRLPTDISALSMSAFARFWKARDELHWKVRPSGPHSFEIEAISGSNIDGLTFSFNQTVERAFPGSEVSALGKSVVLQHLRANVPFHFGVVLMPATKH; encoded by the coding sequence ATGAAAGTTCCCGAGCCCAAGCTGTTGGCCGCCACTGCCATTCTTGCTGTCTTGATTTTCGTGGCTATGGCCATATCGCCGTATATTGTGCCAAGAGAGCCGGCGCCACCGCTGCACGCCGCCAAGCTGACCATCGCTCCGCGCCAGAGTAAGGGCGCGGACCTTTTCCAATCCTATCCCGAGACATTTGCCGCCCAGATCGCGGTGTTGATCACACCTGGAGAAGACACCGCCCTGACCCCGGTTCGCGTCCTCAAAGCCATGGGCATTCCATTTTTTCTTACTCGTGACTTGCACCGCGCCTTGGCCCACAAGCTTGTCTTGATTTATCCATCTATTGATTTTCGAAGCTTCCGCCCGGATGAGGCACAGCTCATACAGCGATTCGTAGAAGACGGGGGAAATATCTTTGCTCAGAATGTCTTTTGGGGAGGCCTGAAGTCAGTGTTTGGTTTTACTGCGTGTGTTCCTCTCCGGACCCGGCATCGCATGGTACTCGCCGATGTTGATGACCCGGTTCTGCGCTATCTCGACCGGCCCGAGGAGAAAGAAGTTCAATTGGGCTCAACGGCAATCCCGGAGGTCATCTGGACCAATGGATATTCTCCAGATACCTCCGCCGTGGCTGTCGCACGTTTCGACGATGGTTCCGCTGCCATTATCAGCAAGCAGCTTGGGAAGGGGAGAGCTTATCTTATCGGGGTCGCTCTCAATGACGTCGTGCTACGAGATCAGCAGAATCGTGACTATGAAGCCCAGCGCATTTACGTAAACGGATTTGAGCCCGGAGCCGATGTGTGGCTGCTGATTCTTCGTGCGTGGTATGAGCAATATTCTGAAGGCGGGATTCGAGTCGCCACCATTCCGGATGGCAAACGGTCAGTCCTCATGCTCTCGCACGATGTGGACTGGGAGTATTCCTTTCGCCCCGCTCTTGATATTGCGAGAGCAGAGCAAAAACGAGGCCTAAAGAGCACCTTCTTTGTGCAAACCAAGTATTTGGATGATTACAACAGCCATGCGTTCTTTATTGCCCCTAACCTCGATCTACTCCGGCAGTTGAAGTCGGAAGGCGACGAGATCGGGAGCCATACGGTAATTCACTCGCGGGGTTTCAATCATGTCAAGCTGGGTTGGGCAAATGTCAGTTACAGCAATTACCGTCCCCATGCGACCGGCTTCGACTCCTTTATCGGAGCCACCGCTCTTGGGGAAACTTGTGTCAGCAAAAGCCTGCTGGATGGCGAGCTGAACCAGCAGACCGCCTTCTTTCGTGCCGGTCACCTGCGCGTCCCCGCTGCTTTGCCGGAGGCGCTGCAGCGATGCGGCTATCAGTTTGATTCATCTTTCACTGCCGACGACGTGCTCACCAACTTCCCTTACCGACTCAACCTTGATCTGGGAATGATGCAGGAAACTCAGGTATACGAATTCCCCGTGACCATCGAGGACGAAGAGTCCGCACTTACATCCCGAATGGATCGTGTCCTCGACCTCATCAACGCAAACGCCGATAACAACGCCCCCAGCGTGCTCCTTGTCCACAGCAACAATGCCGAGGATAAGCTCACGGGGGAGGAAGAAATTCTCGACCGCTTACCTACCGATATCTCGGCTTTGAGCATGTCAGCATTCGCCCGCTTTTGGAAAGCGCGTGACGAGCTGCACTGGAAAGTGCGTCCGTCAGGCCCGCACTCATTCGAGATCGAAGCCATTTCAGGCAGTAATATTGACGGCCTGACCTTTTCGTTTAATCAGACAGTTGAAAGGGCGTTTCCTGGGAGTGAGGTTTCCGCCCTTGGAAAGAGCGTTGTCTTGCAACATCTCCGCGCGAACGTACCGTTTCACTTCGGAGTGGTCTTAATGCCTGCGACAAAGCACTAG